One Drosophila subobscura isolate 14011-0131.10 chromosome U, UCBerk_Dsub_1.0, whole genome shotgun sequence DNA window includes the following coding sequences:
- the LOC117900991 gene encoding uncharacterized protein LOC117900991: MSVEMDSLVEIPRGDWIKLRDLYYKRDTDPHGYMCINNFINWVQQEPELPVRVFSLNGDWQQEGTFVMAVDMGTKHQHLYFNTLGDDLSRVTKALECLKPSNDEYVFFGYSSRFDPVVRHIGTTFLTKELNFVDTVWYFAGKELVSTFTIEAPSGIRLDSLRIEDAETVNEIWPHRSHNSVKVVRRQIQYSENVGAYDETGKLVAWCLRLTIGSLGLLQVLESHKRLGLGNLMVRALSKKINDLGEPVVAPVVPQNTASRAMFEKLGFQQIDKVFWAE, from the exons ATGTCGGTGGAGATGGATTCGTTGGTGGAAATACCGCGCGGCGATTGGATCAAGCTGCGCGATCTCTATTACAAACGAGACACTGATCCACATGGTTACATGTGCATTAATAACTTTATAAATTGGGTCCagcaagagccagagctgccCGTCAGAGTATTTTCGCTAAATGGCGACTGGCAGCAAGAGGGAACATTCGTAATGGCC GTGGATATGGGCACTAAGCATCAGCATCTCTATTTCAACACACTGGGCGATGATTTGAGCCGGGTGACCAAGGCACTGGAATGCCTGAAGCCCTCAAATGACGAGTACGTGTTCTTTGGGTACAGCTCTCGCTTTGATCCTGTGGTCAGGCACATTGGAACGACATTCCTCACCAAAGAACTCAATTTTGTGGACACCGTTTGGTATTTTGCTGGTAAAGAACTTGTTTCCACTTTCACCATTGA GGCCCCAAGTGGCATCAGACTGGACAGCCTGAGAATTGAAGATGCCGAAACGGTCAACGAAATCTGGCCACATCGTAGTCATAATTCTGTGAAAGTTGTCCGGCGACAAATTCAGTATAGTGAGAATGTCGGGGCCTACGATGAGACTGGCAAATTGGTGGCCTGGTGCCTGAGACTTACAATTGGATCCTTGGGCTTGCTACAAGTTCTGGAGTCCCATAAACGTCTGGGCCTGGGCAACCTGATGGTTCGCGCTCTGTCGAAAAAAATCAATGACTTGGGCGAACCTGTTGTGGCTCCGGTGGTGCCACAGAACACGGCCTCCCGCGCTATGTTCGAGAAACTTGGTTTCCAGCAAATTGATAAAGTCTTTTGGGCCGAATAA
- the LOC117900992 gene encoding uncharacterized protein LOC117900992: MSEKMDSLVEIPRGDWIKLRDLYDKQDPSSHGYMCINNYINWVKKEPELPIRILSLNGDWQKEGTFLISVEMGHKYHLFFNTLNDDLSPVTKALECLKPTNDQYLFFGYRSRFDPVIRHIGKTFLTKELSFTDGVWYYATKELVSTFTIEVPNGIRLDNLSIKDAETINEIWPHRHPNSVEFVRRQIQYSENVGAYDETGKLVSWCLRLPVGSLGLLQVLESHKRLGLGSLMVRALSKKINDLGESVVAPVVPENIASRTMFEKLGFRNIDKVYWAE; encoded by the exons ATGTCGGAGAAAATGGACTCACTGGTTGAAATACCTCGCGGCGATTGGATAAAGCTGAGGGATCTCTATGACAAACAAGATCCAAGTTCACATGGGTACATGTGCATTAATAACTATATAAATTGGGTGAAGAAGGAACCAGAACTACCCATCAGAATATTATCGCTAAATGGCGACTGGCAAAAAGAGGGAACCTTTCTCATATCC GTGGAAATGGGCCATAAATATCATCTCTTCTTCAACACATTGAACGATGATCTGAGCCCGGTGACAAAGGCCCTGGAATGCTTGAAGCCCACAAACGATcagtatttgttttttgggtacCGATCTCGCTTTGACCCTGTGATCAGGCACATTGGAAAGACATTCCTCACCAAAGAGCTCAGTTTTACGGATGGCGTTTGGTACTATGCCACCAAAGAACTTGTTTCAACTTTCACCATCGA GGTCCCAAATGGCATCAGACTGGACAACTTAAGTATTAAGGATGCCGAAACGATCAACGAAATCTGGCCACATCGTCATCCCAACTCAGTGGAATTTGTTCGGCGACAAATTCAGTACAGTGAGAATGTCGGCGCCTATGATGAGACTGGCAAATTGGTGTCCTGGTGCCTGAG ATTGCCAGTTGGTTCCTTGGGTTTGCTGCAAGTTCTGGAGTCCCATAAgcgtctgggtctgggcagCCTCATGGTTCGCGCTCTGTCGAAAAAGATCAATGACTTGGGCGAATCAGTTGTGGCTCCGGTGGTGCCAGAAAATATAGCCTCCCGCACTATGTTTGAGAAACTCGGTTTCAGGAATATTGATAAAGTCTATTGGGCCGAATAA
- the LOC117900411 gene encoding uncharacterized protein LOC117900411 → MDSKLLEIPRDQWTILRDVYAGDRTNLTGYDLIEYFINWAPSSIDETIKIYTTDADFPNHGRYILIHSVAQKAYVYLNTVKESVEELQSALCALNLQTWHLICGYEERLQPVVEHYWAARCQPCQLVHQDALVYHLHKSAINKFPRTDTPNLFCRNLEPIDAHEVDKHWPYRSDESLPLITGFIKNNFSAGFFETGKLHGWCLRSPHGSLSNLHVLAAHRRAGVGSTIIRFIAEVIGGTGSEVLATVLPENEKSRNMFEKLGFEIINTVYWSVMPETQMQTMA, encoded by the exons ATGGATTCCAAATTATTAGAGATCCCGCGTGATCAGTGGACAATCTTGAGAGATGTTTATGCCGGCGATCGCACAAATCTGACTGGCTACGACTTGATAGAATACTTTATAAACTGGGCACCAAGTTCGATTGATGAAACGATTAAGATTTATACCACCGATGCTGATTTCCCGAACCATGGCagatatattttaatt CATTCTGTGGCCCAGAAGGCGTATGTTTACTTGAATACCGTGAAAGAATCTGTAGAGGAGCTGCAGTCCGCGTTGTGTGCCTTAAATCTACAAACTTGGCATTTGATATGTGGCTATGAGGAACGTTTGCAGCCAGTTGTGGAACATTATTGGGCAGCCAGATGTCAGCCGTGTCAGCTGGTACATCAGGACGCGCTTGTCTACCATTTGCACAAATCCGcaatcaataaatttccacGAAC AGATACCCCCAATTTATTTTGTCGTAATCTCGAGCCCATCGATGCTCACGAGGTGGATAAGCATTGGCCCTATCGCTCTGACGAGTCTCTGCCACTGATAACAGGGTTTATTAAGAACAATTTTAGTGCCGGCTTCTTTGAGACTGGAAAACTGCATGGCTGGTGCCTCAG ATCTCCTCATGGCAGCCTGAGCAACTTGCATGTCTTGGCCGCCCACAGACGTGCGGGTGTGGGTTCCACGATAATTCGTTTCATTGCCGAAGTCATTGGAGGGACGGGCTCTGAAGTTTTGGCCACGGTTCTGCCTGAGAATGAAAAATCCCGAAACATGTTTGAGAAACTTGGATTTGAAATTATCAATACTGTGTATTGGTCTGTAATGCCAGAAACCCAGATGCAGACAATGGCTTAA